The Verrucomicrobium spinosum DSM 4136 = JCM 18804 DNA segment TATCTACCTTCCCACTCTCGATACAAAAAAGGAAGTCGATGAGTGGAGCCGACTTGAGCTGCTCAAGCGGAGTCGCTTCATCTACAACTCCGGGGGTGGGTTGATTCATCGGGCCGTCAATGGTGTCGCTCGAATGGTGGTTGGCACTGGACTGATGCCTTACCCGCTGGTGAAAAACAAGGAGTGGAGTCGGCGCGTCCGGATGCTCTACTCAAGCCGTTGCGGATCGGCCAATACCTTCCACCTCGGCAAGCGCTTCAACACTGGTCAGGCTCAGCGAGCTATCATTCGCTGCAAGATCAAAGATGGTGACGGGGCTGCGGTGTTGGCTCGGGACGAGGAAACGAATCGCCTGCGTATCGCGCTCTACGAATCCAACCAAATCGGAAACGGTCGGAAGCATGAACCAAACAAGCGTTGGCATGACGGTGTGTTGCTTGATCAACACACGGCAGCGCAAGCCTTCCGATTCTTGGGCACGAATGACCGGAATCAGGAAACGACTGTTGATGTCCCGGCAGAGAACGTCCTGTTCTTTGCGAATTACGAGCGCATCAATCAGGTGCGCGGGCTCACTCGATTCTATCCAGTGCTTAACAAGGTGCTGGATCGTGGTGAGATCATGGCGGCTCTGACAAAGGGCATCAAGGTCGCGAGCCATATCGCCTACGTTATTGAGGAAGCGGCTCAGCAAACGAGCAATGTTGCTGGAGCTGGGGGGGCTTTGGCTCCTCGTCCTCAAAAGTTCATCGAAACGAATGACGGGAAAAAGATCTCTCTTGAGCAGTTCCTCATGGGCGGGGAAGCGTGGGGCCTAAAGCCCGGGCAGACCTTCAAAATGGTTCAGTCCACGAATCCTAGCCAGAACGTCAGGGAGCACCTGAATGACCTGGTTAGAGACGTGGCTCTCGCGCTCGATTATTTCCCTGAAATCCTCTGGAACATCATTGGCCTCGGTGGCGCGAATATGCGCTTCGTGCAGGCGGACACTCAGAGCAAGATCGAGGAAGAGCAGGAGGACTTGGTTGATCAGTTCCTCGGGCCTCACTACATCGCCTGGTTGCGCGACATGATCGAGCACGGTGAGATTGAGGATATTGAGGGGTGGGAAAATCACGCGTGGCTCGCGCCCGCTCGCTTGACCGTCGACTTTGGTCGGGACGGAAAGCTTCACATCGAGCAATACAAGCGGGGCATGATCACCATGAAATCCCTCTACGGGTTTCGCGGTGAAGAGTGGCAGATCGAGATTGATCAGTATCTCGACGAACGGCTCTACATCAAAGAGGGAGTCGAGGCCCGCAAGCTCACGTGGGAGGAAGCTTATCCAGAGCAGCGGCAGCAAACCATTGAGCCTGCCAAAGATGAGGAAGAGGAAGAAGACAAGATCCCTGAGGTAACACCATGAATTTCTCCCACCTTTTACGTGCAATGTACTTCGAGCCGCTCAGCGTTGAGCCCTCGGTTTTTCAGGCTATGCATGCAACTATTTGGCCGCGCATCGTTGGCGGTCATAGCTTGGAAAACCTTGAGTTGCAAGCTGCCGGCTCTGGACAGAATTCGAAGGTCTATCGAAATCCGTACTCTTCACGGCGTGCCACTCAGCTCTTTCCCTCGGTGGACCGGATGTCGGGGCAGGTGGTCAATGATGAGTTCTTTTATCGCCTCGAAGGTAAATCGAATGTGGCGGTCATCCCGATCTATGGAGTCTTGGCGAAGAATGCAGGCCTCCTTCAGCAAGTCTGCATGGGTTTCTGTGACATCAATCCAATCGCTCACGCGGTCAATCAGGCGGCGAAAGCAAAGGATGTCTCGACCATTGTGCTCGATATTGCCAGCCCTGGCGGTCAGGTGAAGGGTATTCGTGAAACCGCCTCAGCGGTGAGGGCTGCGGCGAAGACTCGTGGCAAAACGGTCTATGCCTTTTCAGATGAGAATATGGCAAGCTCTGCCTACTACCTTGGTAGTCAGGCGAATGAAATCTACGTCACGCCATCTGCCACCGTGGGGAGTATAGGAACTTACCTCGCGTGGCTCGATCCCACGATGAAGCTCGCCATGGAAGGCTTGAAGCTTGAGTTCTTCGGGGCGGGGCAGCACAAGGGAATGGGGCTGCCTGGAAAGCCTTTGAGCGAAGGTGACCGCGTCTTGCTTCAGGCCACCGTGGATGAGTTCAATGGATGGTTTACCTCCGCCGTACAAGGGGCGCGTCCGAAAGTGGTGAATGCCACTATGCAGGGGCAATCCTTCAGTGGTGAGCGGGCGGTGGGGGTTCGACTCGCTGACGGCATCTGTGATACGTGGGACGAATTCATCGATCTGCTCTGAGTTATTCGACAACGGTCTCAGTGCATGAAGAGAATCGTTCAAGTCCTCGTGGTTGTCTGCCTTTTCTGTTGGGAGGCATTGAACACTCTTGCCATCAACAAGCTGATGTCTGCGGACGAAAGTCTTGCGGCGGCGCTGGGCGACTCCGCTCGAAATGAGAATTGGATGCGAGGTGAGGTCGATGAGCTTTGGCAGGAGTGTCAGAGGATCGATGGCGGTGTGTTCTTTAACCGATATTTCCACGACAGGCTTCGCGAGCGAGTGGATAGAATGGAGTCAGCTCCCCGTGATCTCAAAATAAACCCTGTGCTTCCTTCGGAATGATATGAAACTTTTCGCAATCAATGACTACGAGGTTTGGATGGGGCCTTCGAAAGAAGCGGTTCTTGAGGGATTGAAGTCTGAGTACGTCGAGCTTGAAGATTTAGTTTTCGAGGATGGCGTTAAAGAGTTGTCAGATGAGGCTCTTGATCGCTTGATGTTCAATGATTCCGATGATCGGGATTATACCGGTTTCCATCATTGGCAATGTGAGTGCGGAGCCATGGCGGACGCTCGTTGCAGGTGGAATGGTCAGGCTTACGAGCATCCTCACCCTTACCCTGTTGGGCACGTGCTCATGAAGAATATTCATCGGCGGCCCTTCCGTGAGGAGCTGGCTCGTTTGGTTGCCTCTGGAGCGGGGGTGCAGATGTTTTCCTCAACCGAATACTGAATGAGTGTGGGTGAGCAGATGCATCTCCTGTTGGGCAGTGACAACGTGCCCTGCGTGTGTTGTGGTGGCCGTTCGTGCGAGCATCTGGATGATTGCCCGGTTTTCTCAAAATCGTTGCAGGAGCACCTAGAGGAGTTGGATAACTGGCTATGGAATGAATCTGAACTCTATCGCATGGAAAAGAGCGGTGAGTTGAGAAGACGTCGGAGGCTCCTCAGTATTGACAGACCTTTGGCAGGGTATGAAGAAACGCTCTGCCCTTGTTCCCCTGATCTCCGGTGCGATCCTTATCGCGATGCTGGTGCCGATGGCTCTGGCCTTCGGAATGATTCCTCTCCCTGACCTCGTTACCTTGGGGGCGGGCGCTCCTCATGTCACCTCGGGGGGCGTTCTTTGCGCGAGTCTGGGCGGAATGATGTTCCTGCGTCCGCCTCTAATGGAGGCTGAGGATGACGTGCCTCCCGGGTCTGGGGGCGGCGGCAAGGGCGATGGTCCTCAGGCGACCATGACTATCGCTCAGCGATTTGTGGCGGCAGCCTCTCTGATAGCCAAAGGTGAAAAGGCTGTGGCGGATCTCAACGCGACGATTGATCAGCTAACTTCTGATGTGTCCGCCAGAGACGCAACTATAACTGAGTTGCAGGGAAACTTGACCGCTGCGAACGAAAGAGTCGCTGCTCTCGAAGCTGAAGCGAAGGCTACGGAAGATGCGCTCAAAGCGATTGAGACGGAATCCGAAAAACTTAAGGCGAAGGAAGCGGACGTTGAAAAGAGGGCGGACTCCAAAGCAAAAGAGAAGGTGGCGGCTCTTGGTTTCCCTGCTGGTAAGCTCCCTGCGGCGACCTCTGATAATCCGGGCGAAGTCTCGGCGGAGGATCAGATTCGCAAGCTCCGGGGCTCTGAGCGCATTCGTGCAGGTATCGAATTCAAGCAGAAGGGGAAGCTCCCGGATTGGGTGCCTGATGCAGTCGCAAAGCTTGAGGCGGCAGCGAAGAAATAACCCTCCGCGTTGACATAGGTCGCCCCTCGTTACCCAACAGTCTAACTTACCTAAACTATCATGCCTCAAGGTCGAATCACCATTGTTGATGCGATGCAGCCCCATCTTGTGTTGGGCAACATCGTTGAAGAGAACGTCGCTCAGACGCCTGAACTGGGGGTGATCCCGGTTCGTGTGCTCGAAAGTGGCATCAGGTACAACACTCTCGCCATGGTCGAGTTGCCAACCACGGGCTTTCGTAAGCTTGGCGAGGGCATGCCTGCCAGCAAGGGGCGCTATGAGCCGCGTGAGCACAAGTGTTTCCTTTTCGGCGGACGCGTCGAGGTGGAGAGGGCTGCTGCTGCTGCTGACGCTGGCGGGATGTCCGCCATTGAGGCGCGTGCAACCCGGGGTGTTATGCTCTCGGCCCTGGCGACGCTTGGGCCTCAGATCTTCTACGGCACTGATCGCGGTGCCGATGGCTTTCAGGGTCTCAAGGCCTTCACTCCTTTCGGTGGTGCGTATACCAAAAACGCCACGGGTACGACTGCCTCAACGGCTACGTCAGTGTTTGGCGTGAAGCTTGGCGAGGATTACGCTGAGTTGATCGCGGGTCAGGGCAATGTCTTCGACCTCGGTGAGTTCCGTGATCAGGACATCCTGGGGACGAACAACAAGCCGCTCCCCGGTCGGGTCGCTGATCTTGAGGGCTGGATCGGTCTTCAGCTCAATCACAAGGCCAGTGCCGTTCGAGTGTGCAACATCACTGCCGACGTGGGCAAGGGTTGCACGGACAAGTTGCTCGGTGACGCACTGGACTTGCTGCCTGTGGGTGCGGAGCCTGATTACTGGTTCATGAATAAGCGCTCCCGCAATCAGCTTCGCCTGAGCCGCTCCACTCCGGAGAATGTGTATCCTGACATG contains these protein-coding regions:
- a CDS encoding phage portal protein, whose translation is MRAISAPDLTLSAMQGSFQGAEFSRDRGYIYLPTLDTKKEVDEWSRLELLKRSRFIYNSGGGLIHRAVNGVARMVVGTGLMPYPLVKNKEWSRRVRMLYSSRCGSANTFHLGKRFNTGQAQRAIIRCKIKDGDGAAVLARDEETNRLRIALYESNQIGNGRKHEPNKRWHDGVLLDQHTAAQAFRFLGTNDRNQETTVDVPAENVLFFANYERINQVRGLTRFYPVLNKVLDRGEIMAALTKGIKVASHIAYVIEEAAQQTSNVAGAGGALAPRPQKFIETNDGKKISLEQFLMGGEAWGLKPGQTFKMVQSTNPSQNVREHLNDLVRDVALALDYFPEILWNIIGLGGANMRFVQADTQSKIEEEQEDLVDQFLGPHYIAWLRDMIEHGEIEDIEGWENHAWLAPARLTVDFGRDGKLHIEQYKRGMITMKSLYGFRGEEWQIEIDQYLDERLYIKEGVEARKLTWEEAYPEQRQQTIEPAKDEEEEEDKIPEVTP
- a CDS encoding S49 family peptidase; translation: MNFSHLLRAMYFEPLSVEPSVFQAMHATIWPRIVGGHSLENLELQAAGSGQNSKVYRNPYSSRRATQLFPSVDRMSGQVVNDEFFYRLEGKSNVAVIPIYGVLAKNAGLLQQVCMGFCDINPIAHAVNQAAKAKDVSTIVLDIASPGGQVKGIRETASAVRAAAKTRGKTVYAFSDENMASSAYYLGSQANEIYVTPSATVGSIGTYLAWLDPTMKLAMEGLKLEFFGAGQHKGMGLPGKPLSEGDRVLLQATVDEFNGWFTSAVQGARPKVVNATMQGQSFSGERAVGVRLADGICDTWDEFIDLL
- a CDS encoding major capsid protein translates to MPQGRITIVDAMQPHLVLGNIVEENVAQTPELGVIPVRVLESGIRYNTLAMVELPTTGFRKLGEGMPASKGRYEPREHKCFLFGGRVEVERAAAAADAGGMSAIEARATRGVMLSALATLGPQIFYGTDRGADGFQGLKAFTPFGGAYTKNATGTTASTATSVFGVKLGEDYAELIAGQGNVFDLGEFRDQDILGTNNKPLPGRVADLEGWIGLQLNHKASAVRVCNITADVGKGCTDKLLGDALDLLPVGAEPDYWFMNKRSRNQLRLSRSTPENVYPDMPTESNGIPIICTDSILNTDAIEV